The following are from one region of the Leucobacter sp. Psy1 genome:
- the miaA gene encoding tRNA (adenosine(37)-N6)-dimethylallyltransferase MiaA, with protein sequence MTAGGSSRLWVVVGATGTGKSGLSLDLAERIGETGRTAEIVNADAMQVYRGMDIGTAKVPVAERRGIPHHLFDVLEPSEESTVAWYQPTVRETIAQVFARGADAILVGGSGLYVSSAIYDFRFPPRDHAIRARFEAELEVVGVDELFSRLERLDPAAAAVVDGRNGRRVVRALELHELGESAHGTLPETPELWAPDTRIVGVHAERGALVERLDRRVEAMWADGIVAEVRELIPRGIGDGPTASRAIGYAQALAQLNGELSQDEAISETQRLTRRYARRQVSWFRRYPDVTWLDAPDVGAIERT encoded by the coding sequence ATGACCGCGGGCGGTTCGTCGCGGCTGTGGGTCGTCGTCGGCGCGACGGGCACCGGCAAGTCGGGTCTCTCGCTGGACCTCGCCGAGCGAATCGGGGAGACGGGCCGCACCGCGGAGATCGTGAACGCCGATGCCATGCAGGTGTACCGCGGCATGGACATCGGCACCGCGAAAGTCCCCGTTGCCGAGCGACGCGGTATTCCCCATCATCTGTTCGACGTCCTCGAGCCCTCCGAGGAGTCGACCGTCGCGTGGTACCAGCCGACGGTGCGCGAGACGATCGCGCAGGTGTTCGCTCGCGGCGCCGATGCGATATTGGTCGGCGGATCCGGACTGTACGTTTCGAGCGCGATCTACGACTTCCGCTTCCCGCCGCGCGACCACGCGATCCGAGCTCGCTTTGAAGCCGAGCTCGAGGTCGTCGGCGTAGATGAATTGTTCTCGCGTCTCGAGCGCCTCGACCCCGCCGCCGCTGCGGTTGTGGACGGCCGGAACGGCCGCAGAGTCGTGCGTGCGCTCGAACTGCACGAGCTCGGTGAGTCGGCCCACGGCACGCTCCCTGAGACACCGGAGCTCTGGGCGCCCGACACTCGGATCGTCGGTGTGCACGCCGAGCGCGGTGCACTCGTGGAACGACTCGACCGCCGGGTGGAGGCCATGTGGGCGGACGGAATCGTCGCCGAGGTGCGCGAACTCATTCCGCGCGGCATCGGCGACGGCCCGACCGCGTCGCGGGCCATCGGGTACGCTCAGGCTCTCGCGCAGCTGAACGGTGAACTGTCGCAGGACGAGGCGATCTCTGAGACACAGCGGCTCACCCGGCGCTATGCCAGGCGACAAGTGAGCTGGTTCCGCCGGTACCCGGACGTCACCTGGCTCGATGCGCCTGACGTCGGGGCCATCGAGCGCACCTGA
- the thiS gene encoding sulfur carrier protein ThiS, translating to MHYTVNGDPHEAEAISIAELVAGLTSATQGVAVALNGDVVPRSAWDRALSDGDAVDVLTAVQGG from the coding sequence ATGCACTACACCGTGAACGGCGATCCGCACGAAGCCGAGGCGATCAGCATCGCCGAGCTCGTCGCCGGCCTGACCTCGGCGACCCAGGGCGTCGCTGTCGCTCTGAACGGCGACGTGGTGCCGCGGTCCGCCTGGGATCGCGCACTGTCCGACGGCGACGCCGTCGACGTGCTCACCGCGGTGCAGGGCGGGTGA
- the miaB gene encoding tRNA (N6-isopentenyl adenosine(37)-C2)-methylthiotransferase MiaB, whose translation MCPTPADSTVIDPSPAALRADGSPRSYSVRTLGCQMNVHDSERLSGSLEAAGYTAAAPDEQADVVVINTCAVRENAANKLYGNLGQLAKVKREHDGFQIAVGGCLAQKDQGAIVEQAPWVDVVFGTHNMGSLPALLERARHNSEAQVEILESLEVFPSTLPTKRDSASSGWVSISVGCNNTCTFCIVPALRGKEKDRRPGDILAEVQALVDDGAIEITLLGQNVNTYGVEFGDRQAFGKLLRAMGEIEGLERVRFTSPHPAAFTDDVIAAMAETPNVMPSLHMPLQSGSDAILKAMRRSYRSRRFLGILDRVREQIPHAAITTDIIVGFPGETEEDFQETMRVVEASRFSSAFTFQYSIRPGTPAATMDDQVPKEVVQERFERLTALQERMSLSENEALIGSLQEVLVAAGEGRKNEATQRFSGRAEDNRLVHFALPDGSERPRPGDVVTVRITDAAPHFLLADDTAAVRIRRTRAGDAWDRRQADSCGVPSPGVSAAPGAVNLGLPTLRIR comes from the coding sequence ATGTGTCCCACTCCCGCTGACTCCACCGTGATCGACCCGTCGCCCGCCGCGCTGCGGGCCGACGGGTCGCCGCGCAGCTACTCGGTGCGCACCCTGGGCTGCCAGATGAACGTCCACGACTCGGAACGCCTGTCAGGGTCACTCGAAGCCGCCGGGTACACCGCGGCTGCGCCCGACGAGCAGGCCGACGTCGTCGTCATCAACACCTGCGCGGTCCGCGAGAACGCGGCAAACAAGCTCTACGGCAACCTCGGCCAGCTCGCCAAGGTCAAGCGAGAGCACGACGGATTCCAGATCGCCGTCGGCGGGTGTCTCGCGCAGAAGGACCAGGGTGCCATCGTCGAACAGGCGCCCTGGGTCGACGTGGTCTTCGGCACCCACAACATGGGGTCCTTGCCGGCACTGCTCGAACGAGCGCGGCACAACTCGGAAGCCCAGGTCGAGATCCTCGAATCGCTCGAAGTCTTCCCCTCGACGCTGCCGACGAAACGAGACTCGGCCTCCAGCGGCTGGGTCTCGATCTCGGTCGGATGCAACAACACCTGCACCTTCTGCATCGTGCCCGCGCTGCGCGGCAAGGAGAAGGACCGTCGCCCGGGTGACATCCTCGCGGAGGTGCAAGCGCTCGTCGATGACGGAGCGATCGAGATCACGCTGCTCGGGCAGAACGTGAACACCTACGGTGTCGAGTTCGGCGACCGTCAGGCATTCGGCAAGCTCCTGCGGGCGATGGGTGAGATCGAGGGGCTCGAGCGCGTGCGCTTCACCAGCCCGCACCCCGCGGCCTTCACCGACGACGTCATCGCTGCGATGGCGGAGACCCCCAACGTGATGCCGTCCCTGCACATGCCGCTGCAGTCGGGCTCCGACGCGATCCTCAAGGCGATGCGACGGTCGTACCGGTCGCGCCGGTTCCTCGGCATTCTCGATCGGGTGCGCGAGCAGATCCCGCACGCGGCGATCACGACCGACATCATCGTCGGATTCCCCGGCGAGACGGAAGAGGACTTCCAGGAGACCATGCGGGTCGTCGAGGCGTCCCGATTCTCGAGCGCCTTTACGTTCCAGTACTCCATCAGGCCGGGCACTCCCGCGGCCACCATGGACGATCAGGTCCCGAAGGAAGTCGTGCAGGAGCGGTTCGAACGTCTCACCGCACTTCAGGAGCGGATGTCGCTCTCGGAGAACGAGGCGCTGATCGGATCACTGCAGGAGGTGCTCGTCGCCGCGGGTGAAGGGCGGAAGAACGAGGCCACCCAGCGGTTCTCGGGTCGCGCCGAGGACAACCGGCTCGTGCACTTCGCGCTGCCCGACGGCAGCGAGCGGCCACGCCCCGGCGACGTGGTCACGGTCAGGATCACCGACGCTGCGCCGCACTTCCTCCTCGCCGACGACACCGCGGCGGTGCGGATCAGGCGCACGCGCGCCGGCGACGCGTGGGACCGCAGGCAAGCGGACAGCTGCGGAGTGCCGTCACCTGGTGTCTCCGCTGCACCTGGCGCCGTCAACCTCGGTCTGCCGACGCTTCGCATCCGATGA
- a CDS encoding DUF3046 domain-containing protein, with protein sequence MFGWVIGFPTRFPTISSRTSLPSWFHKGPVRLSEFQRAMAEEFGQAYSGVLIRDHWLSKLGGTPADALERGVPARTVWVELCEDLQVPPDRRYGRGLREPNR encoded by the coding sequence ATGTTCGGCTGGGTGATCGGGTTCCCGACACGGTTCCCGACGATCTCGTCACGGACTTCACTCCCGAGCTGGTTCCATAAGGGTCCCGTGCGGCTGAGTGAGTTTCAGCGCGCGATGGCCGAGGAGTTCGGGCAAGCCTATTCGGGGGTGCTGATCAGGGATCACTGGCTTTCGAAGCTCGGCGGTACTCCGGCGGACGCTCTTGAGCGCGGAGTTCCCGCGCGGACGGTCTGGGTCGAGCTCTGCGAGGATCTCCAGGTGCCCCCGGACCGGCGTTATGGGCGTGGACTGCGAGAGCCGAATCGGTGA
- the recA gene encoding recombinase RecA, giving the protein MAAPKNREKALDAALANIDKQFGKGAIMRLGSQEREAVEVIQTGSVALDVALGIGGLPRGRIVEIYGPESSGKTTLTLHAIANAQRNGGIAAFIDAEHALDPDYAQKLGVDIDALLVSQPDTGEQALEIADMLIRSGSVDLVVIDSVAALVPKAEIDGDMGDSHVGLQARLMSQALRKMTGGLNATKTTAIFINQLREKVGVFFGSPETTSGGKALKFYASVRLDIRRIQTLKEGTDAVGNRTRVKVVKNKMAPPFKQAEFDILYGHGISREGSLIDYGVEQGLVKKSGAWYTYDGDQLGQGMENARRFLVEHADIAAEIEEKILTKLGVNGRGAAEPEAEAEAEVAPIRDERLGA; this is encoded by the coding sequence ATGGCAGCACCCAAGAATCGCGAGAAAGCACTCGACGCGGCGCTCGCGAACATCGACAAGCAGTTCGGTAAGGGCGCGATCATGCGCCTCGGCAGTCAGGAGCGAGAGGCCGTCGAGGTCATCCAGACCGGCTCGGTCGCACTGGACGTCGCGCTCGGTATCGGCGGGCTGCCCCGTGGCCGCATTGTGGAGATCTATGGGCCCGAGTCGTCGGGTAAGACCACGCTGACGCTGCACGCGATCGCCAACGCTCAGCGGAACGGCGGTATCGCCGCGTTCATCGATGCGGAGCACGCGCTCGATCCCGACTATGCGCAGAAGCTCGGTGTTGACATCGACGCGCTGCTGGTCTCGCAGCCGGATACGGGGGAGCAGGCGCTCGAGATCGCAGACATGCTCATCCGGTCGGGGTCCGTCGACCTCGTCGTGATCGACTCCGTCGCGGCGCTCGTGCCGAAGGCCGAGATCGACGGCGATATGGGAGACAGCCACGTGGGCTTGCAGGCCAGGCTCATGTCCCAGGCGCTGCGCAAGATGACTGGTGGCCTGAACGCGACGAAGACCACGGCGATCTTCATCAATCAGCTGCGCGAGAAGGTCGGCGTGTTCTTCGGCAGCCCGGAGACCACTTCAGGTGGAAAAGCGCTCAAGTTCTACGCCTCCGTCAGGCTCGACATCCGCCGCATTCAGACCCTCAAGGAGGGGACGGACGCGGTCGGCAACCGCACCCGCGTGAAGGTCGTCAAGAACAAGATGGCGCCGCCCTTCAAGCAGGCCGAGTTCGACATCCTGTACGGCCACGGGATCTCCCGTGAAGGTTCCCTCATCGACTACGGCGTGGAGCAGGGGCTCGTCAAGAAGAGCGGGGCCTGGTACACCTACGACGGTGACCAGCTCGGGCAGGGTATGGAGAACGCCCGCCGGTTCCTTGTCGAGCACGCCGATATCGCCGCCGAGATCGAGGAGAAGATCCTCACGAAACTCGGCGTGAACGGGCGGGGCGCGGCTGAGCCCGAGGCCGAGGCGGAAGCCGAGGTCGCTCCGATCCGCGACGAGCGCCTCGGAGCCTAA
- a CDS encoding thiazole synthase, which translates to MLTIADRTFDSRLVMGTGGATSHALLEEALVASRTELTTVSMRRHSGDSEAQGESVFALLERLGIAPLPNTAGCRTARDAVITAKLAREALGTDWVKVEVIADERTLLPDTAELLDACELLVAEGFTVLAYTSDDPVVAARLEDSGVAAVMPLGSPIGTGLGILNPHNIELICNRATVPVLLDAGVGTASDAALAMELGCSGVLLASAVNRCQDPVVMAQAMRHAVEAGALARQAGRIPKREHAVASSTFDGLASWAEQVL; encoded by the coding sequence GTGCTGACCATCGCCGACCGCACCTTCGACTCACGGCTCGTCATGGGCACGGGAGGGGCGACGTCGCACGCGCTGCTGGAGGAAGCCCTCGTCGCGAGCCGCACCGAACTCACGACGGTCTCCATGCGGCGCCACAGCGGCGACTCCGAGGCACAGGGAGAGTCGGTGTTCGCGCTGCTGGAGCGACTCGGGATCGCCCCGCTCCCCAACACCGCAGGGTGCCGCACCGCCCGCGACGCCGTCATTACGGCGAAGCTCGCCCGAGAAGCCCTCGGCACCGACTGGGTGAAGGTCGAGGTCATCGCCGACGAGCGCACTCTGCTCCCCGACACCGCGGAGCTCCTCGATGCCTGCGAGCTGCTCGTCGCGGAGGGGTTCACGGTGCTCGCCTACACGTCCGATGACCCCGTGGTCGCCGCGCGACTCGAGGACTCGGGTGTGGCGGCCGTCATGCCGCTCGGCTCCCCCATCGGCACTGGCCTCGGGATCCTGAACCCGCACAACATCGAGCTGATCTGCAATCGCGCCACGGTGCCCGTGCTGCTCGACGCCGGCGTCGGCACCGCCTCGGACGCCGCGCTCGCGATGGAGCTCGGATGCTCCGGCGTGCTGCTGGCGAGCGCCGTCAACCGGTGCCAGGACCCCGTGGTGATGGCGCAGGCGATGCGTCACGCCGTCGAGGCCGGCGCTCTCGCCCGGCAGGCCGGCCGCATCCCGAAACGGGAGCACGCCGTCGCGTCGTCCACCTTCGATGGTCTCGCGAGCTGGGCGGAGCAGGTCCTGTGA
- a CDS encoding ThiF family adenylyltransferase encodes MTRPPAALDERELRRIARQLALPGFGLPQQERLAEAHVLVIGAGGLGCPAMQSLAAVGVGRITVIDDDDVDLSNIHRQILFGADDEGRPKVEVAAERLQRLQPGITVTPLRTRLTSDNAVELVAAADLVLDGSDTFATKYLVADAAELTGTPLVWGTVLRYRGDVALWWSGPGSPEGGAGLRDLFPDQPAADSVPDCATAGVLGVTTAVVAGLMATEAVKHLSGIGTSLVGTLLSYDALAAETRKFSVSHDPDRSPVLELRDDYGPSVCRSPGGTGAANTGDADRREADAALALLDAGRAVALDVREAHEKLIADLRVPGLHMPLSEISPEAFRALLGRAARALNGGFDQTQSSDETHRSGEIIVYCASGKRSGSVVAEWETAAAEEFGLRLRSLPGGVNALPREATRPAAPDE; translated from the coding sequence GTGACCCGCCCGCCCGCAGCGCTGGACGAACGGGAGCTCAGACGCATCGCCAGGCAACTCGCCCTCCCCGGGTTCGGGCTGCCCCAGCAGGAACGACTCGCCGAAGCCCACGTGCTCGTCATCGGCGCGGGAGGGCTCGGCTGCCCGGCCATGCAGTCGCTGGCGGCCGTCGGCGTCGGGCGCATCACCGTGATCGACGACGACGACGTGGATCTCAGCAACATCCACCGGCAGATTCTCTTCGGCGCGGACGACGAGGGGCGTCCGAAGGTCGAGGTCGCCGCCGAACGGCTTCAGCGTCTCCAGCCCGGGATCACCGTCACGCCGCTGCGCACACGGCTCACCTCCGACAACGCCGTCGAGCTGGTGGCAGCGGCCGACCTCGTACTCGATGGGTCCGATACGTTCGCGACCAAGTACCTCGTGGCCGACGCTGCCGAGCTGACCGGCACCCCGCTCGTCTGGGGCACCGTGCTCAGGTACCGCGGCGACGTGGCGCTCTGGTGGAGCGGCCCTGGATCGCCGGAGGGCGGCGCCGGGCTGCGCGACCTCTTCCCGGATCAGCCGGCCGCCGACTCCGTGCCAGACTGCGCCACCGCCGGTGTACTCGGGGTGACCACGGCCGTCGTGGCAGGCCTCATGGCGACGGAGGCGGTAAAGCACCTGTCCGGAATCGGCACGTCGCTCGTCGGCACGCTGCTCAGCTACGACGCTCTCGCGGCGGAGACCCGGAAGTTCTCCGTCTCGCACGACCCCGACCGCTCGCCGGTGCTGGAGCTGCGCGACGATTACGGCCCCTCGGTATGCCGTTCCCCAGGCGGTACCGGCGCCGCCAACACCGGTGACGCCGACCGCCGGGAAGCCGACGCAGCGCTCGCACTCCTCGACGCGGGGCGCGCCGTCGCTCTCGACGTCCGCGAGGCGCACGAGAAGCTCATCGCCGATCTCCGGGTGCCAGGACTCCACATGCCGCTCTCGGAGATCTCGCCAGAAGCGTTCCGCGCGCTTCTCGGCCGGGCGGCCCGTGCGCTCAACGGAGGATTCGACCAGACACAGAGCTCCGACGAGACACACCGTTCCGGCGAGATCATCGTCTACTGCGCATCGGGCAAGCGCAGCGGGAGCGTCGTCGCCGAGTGGGAGACCGCGGCGGCCGAAGAGTTCGGTCTCCGCCTGCGCAGCCTCCCCGGCGGGGTTAATGCTCTGCCTCGCGAGGCCACTCGACCGGCGGCGCCGGACGAGTGA
- the dapF gene encoding diaminopimelate epimerase, with translation MALIEFTKGHGTGNDFVLVSDPEGRLDVSPDQIRYLCDRHFGIGGDGFIRAIRSSAHPEGDDRAEWFMDYWNADGTPAEMCGNGVRVYVHFLIAEGLISVDPGDSIAIATRAGIKDVLVDANEYTVDLGGWRLAEERLVTVPGLDVARPGLGIDLGNPHVVCALAHDGELEALELTSAPRLDPVPASGANVEFVVPREPLVTDGIAEVRMRVHERGVGETLSCGTGTAAAALAFRHWGGPGMPDDWRVAVPGGTLLVSMFPVGDIEHVSLSGPAELVYRGSIDLP, from the coding sequence ATGGCATTGATCGAGTTCACCAAGGGTCACGGCACCGGCAACGACTTCGTGCTGGTGAGCGACCCCGAGGGGCGGCTCGACGTCTCGCCCGACCAGATCCGGTACCTCTGCGACCGGCACTTCGGTATCGGAGGGGACGGGTTCATTCGCGCCATCCGCTCATCGGCCCACCCCGAGGGCGATGACCGTGCAGAGTGGTTCATGGACTACTGGAACGCCGACGGGACGCCCGCCGAGATGTGCGGCAACGGGGTGCGCGTGTACGTGCACTTCCTCATCGCGGAGGGACTCATCTCGGTGGACCCCGGCGACTCCATCGCCATCGCCACGCGAGCCGGAATCAAGGACGTCCTCGTCGATGCGAACGAGTACACCGTCGATCTCGGCGGGTGGCGGCTCGCCGAGGAGCGCCTGGTCACCGTGCCGGGTCTCGACGTCGCGCGCCCCGGTCTCGGCATCGATCTCGGCAACCCGCACGTGGTCTGCGCGCTCGCGCACGACGGGGAGCTGGAAGCGCTCGAGCTGACCAGTGCGCCGCGTCTGGATCCGGTGCCCGCGAGCGGCGCCAACGTCGAGTTCGTGGTGCCGCGGGAACCGCTCGTGACCGATGGCATCGCTGAGGTACGGATGCGCGTGCACGAGCGCGGCGTCGGAGAGACGCTCTCGTGCGGCACGGGTACTGCGGCTGCCGCGCTGGCGTTCCGGCACTGGGGAGGACCAGGCATGCCGGACGACTGGCGCGTTGCGGTGCCGGGCGGCACGCTACTCGTGAGCATGTTCCCCGTCGGCGACATCGAGCACGTATCCCTCTCCGGGCCCGCGGAGCTGGTGTACCGCGGTTCGATCGACCTCCCGTAG
- the hflX gene encoding GTPase HflX yields MSRPEDQQPTDDPIERILARASQRRDATVMRDWSEGAQALGDAEHDQLAEDLDAIRMEREQRASLRRVPSLSTELEDVSEVENRELRLENVVLIGVYSQGSVDDAENSLRELAALAETAGARVIDGLLQRRANPDPATYLGKGKAQELAELVAAEGADTVIADTELAPSQRRALEDVVKVKVIDRTAVILDIFSQHAKSREGKAQVELAQLEYLLPRLRGWGESMSRQAGGQVGSAGAGMGSRGPGETKIELDRRRIHSRMAKLRKQIAGFAPSRATNRANRKRGEVPSVAIAGYTNAGKSSLVNRLTGVQELVQNQLFATLDTAVRHAETDDGRQFTYADTVGFVRNLPHQLVEAFRSTFEEVAEADVILHVVDGSHPDPEAQLRTVREVIAEVDGQAIPELVVFNKADLVDESTRMVLHGLAPDAVFVSARTGEGIEELRQRLFAALPVPDTLVTAVIPYERGELVAELHERNRVLETEYEEGGTRVSAFVSREMLAKLEPFLAA; encoded by the coding sequence ATGAGTAGACCAGAAGATCAGCAGCCGACCGACGACCCGATCGAGCGGATCCTCGCGCGCGCATCGCAGCGACGGGACGCCACCGTGATGCGCGACTGGAGCGAGGGTGCGCAGGCGCTCGGCGACGCCGAGCACGACCAGCTCGCCGAAGACCTCGATGCGATTCGCATGGAGCGCGAGCAGCGGGCGTCGCTGCGGCGCGTGCCGAGCCTGTCGACCGAACTCGAAGACGTGTCGGAGGTCGAGAACCGCGAACTGCGGCTCGAGAACGTGGTGCTGATCGGCGTGTATTCGCAGGGCAGCGTCGACGATGCGGAGAACTCGCTGCGCGAACTCGCGGCGCTGGCCGAGACGGCTGGAGCACGCGTGATCGACGGCTTGCTGCAGCGCCGGGCGAATCCCGACCCGGCCACCTACCTCGGCAAGGGCAAAGCCCAGGAGCTCGCCGAGCTCGTCGCCGCCGAGGGAGCCGATACGGTGATCGCCGACACCGAGCTCGCACCGAGCCAGCGGCGTGCGCTGGAGGACGTCGTGAAAGTGAAGGTGATCGACCGCACCGCAGTGATCCTCGACATCTTCAGTCAGCACGCGAAGAGTCGAGAGGGCAAGGCCCAGGTCGAACTCGCGCAGCTCGAGTACCTGCTGCCGCGTCTGCGCGGCTGGGGTGAATCGATGTCCCGTCAGGCCGGTGGCCAGGTCGGTTCCGCTGGAGCGGGAATGGGGTCAAGGGGCCCGGGTGAGACGAAGATCGAATTGGACCGCCGCCGGATCCACTCGCGCATGGCGAAGCTCCGCAAGCAGATCGCGGGGTTCGCGCCGTCACGCGCGACGAATCGCGCGAACCGGAAGCGCGGCGAGGTGCCGTCGGTCGCGATCGCCGGGTACACCAACGCAGGCAAGTCGTCGCTCGTGAACCGCTTGACGGGGGTGCAGGAGCTCGTGCAGAACCAGCTCTTCGCGACGCTCGATACCGCTGTGCGGCACGCGGAGACCGATGATGGCAGGCAGTTCACGTATGCCGACACTGTCGGGTTCGTGCGCAACCTGCCCCACCAGCTGGTGGAGGCGTTCCGGTCGACGTTCGAGGAGGTCGCGGAGGCTGACGTGATTCTGCACGTCGTCGACGGCTCCCACCCGGATCCTGAGGCTCAGCTCCGCACGGTCAGGGAGGTGATCGCCGAGGTCGACGGCCAGGCGATCCCCGAGCTGGTCGTCTTCAACAAGGCCGACCTGGTCGACGAGTCCACGCGGATGGTGCTTCACGGCCTCGCTCCCGACGCCGTGTTCGTCTCGGCGCGCACGGGCGAGGGGATCGAGGAGCTGCGGCAGCGCCTGTTCGCCGCGCTGCCCGTGCCCGACACGCTCGTGACCGCTGTGATCCCCTACGAGCGCGGTGAGCTCGTCGCCGAACTGCACGAGCGGAACCGGGTGCTCGAGACCGAGTACGAAGAGGGCGGCACCCGGGTGAGCGCCTTCGTGTCGCGAGAAATGCTCGCGAAGCTCGAACCCTTCCTCGCAGCCTGA
- a CDS encoding regulatory protein RecX, with translation MAVRFRPSPGDAERPQGEDRGDLAEVISLRSKLPQREWAQPQREWATAEQEPEPESDFDGEREDASPSAPVELHPIRSLPTAAPTEQPSDPARESASEGPQRTTHEDAVRVLGRKARSSGELRRDLERLGHDPHEVSDVIDEFRESLYLDDVGLARIVTEKLRDTKGASRGQIRRKLQERFFDDAAIEAALADLDEEQEDELLRTAAEDRARRLTGLDPQTAERRLLGYLARRGWGGEPARRAVRDALQGRGRGGSGVRFQ, from the coding sequence ATGGCTGTACGTTTTCGACCGTCACCCGGAGACGCGGAGCGGCCGCAGGGAGAGGACCGCGGCGATCTCGCCGAGGTGATCTCCCTGCGGTCCAAGCTGCCCCAGCGCGAGTGGGCGCAACCCCAGCGGGAGTGGGCGACCGCGGAGCAAGAGCCCGAGCCCGAGTCGGATTTCGACGGAGAGCGGGAGGATGCGTCGCCTTCCGCTCCCGTCGAACTGCACCCGATCCGATCGCTGCCGACTGCGGCTCCGACGGAGCAGCCCTCGGACCCTGCGCGAGAATCCGCGTCTGAGGGCCCGCAACGCACGACGCACGAGGACGCAGTGCGCGTGCTCGGACGCAAAGCTCGCTCGAGCGGGGAGCTCAGGCGTGATCTGGAGCGGCTCGGCCACGACCCGCACGAGGTCAGCGACGTGATCGACGAGTTCCGAGAGAGCCTGTACCTCGACGATGTCGGCCTGGCACGAATCGTCACCGAAAAGCTTCGCGACACGAAGGGCGCGAGTCGGGGTCAGATTCGCCGGAAGCTCCAGGAGCGCTTCTTCGACGACGCCGCGATCGAAGCGGCGCTCGCCGACCTCGACGAGGAACAGGAAGACGAGCTGCTCCGTACCGCGGCAGAAGACCGGGCCAGGCGCCTCACCGGCCTCGATCCGCAGACCGCTGAACGGCGACTCCTCGGATATCTCGCCAGACGCGGGTGGGGCGGCGAGCCGGCGAGACGTGCGGTCCGCGACGCGCTGCAGGGCCGCGGTCGCGGCGGGTCGGGCGTCCGGTTCCAGTGA
- a CDS encoding class I SAM-dependent methyltransferase yields the protein MSDETQHYFSATPAGDYRPREVEVDLAGSARTVVTAGGVFSPDGIDRGTEVLLRWLDEVEEPSGAGATPDRSASPEPDQASAILDIGCGWGPIAVSAALAHPDRQIWAIDVNARSRELCEQNAARLGAVNVHVVEPDAVPADLEFAEIRSNPPIRVGKEALHVILRQWLPRLADGGSASLVVAKHLGAESLAKWIAREFPTLAVERAHRDRGFHVLRVTRE from the coding sequence GTGAGCGATGAGACCCAGCACTACTTCTCTGCGACCCCGGCAGGCGACTATCGTCCGCGGGAGGTGGAGGTCGACCTCGCCGGCTCCGCGCGAACGGTGGTCACCGCTGGCGGCGTCTTCAGCCCGGACGGCATCGACCGAGGCACCGAAGTTCTCCTGCGGTGGCTCGACGAGGTCGAGGAACCGTCGGGAGCCGGCGCCACCCCTGATCGGAGCGCGTCCCCGGAACCGGACCAGGCCTCCGCGATCCTCGACATCGGCTGCGGGTGGGGGCCGATCGCGGTGAGCGCGGCACTCGCCCACCCCGACCGTCAGATCTGGGCGATCGACGTCAATGCGCGCTCCCGCGAGCTCTGCGAGCAGAACGCCGCGCGCCTGGGCGCGGTCAACGTCCACGTGGTGGAGCCCGACGCCGTTCCCGCCGACCTCGAGTTCGCCGAGATCCGATCAAATCCGCCGATTCGAGTCGGCAAAGAGGCACTCCACGTGATCCTGCGTCAGTGGCTGCCCCGCCTCGCGGACGGCGGATCCGCCTCGCTCGTGGTCGCCAAGCATCTCGGTGCCGAGTCGCTCGCGAAGTGGATCGCGCGGGAGTTCCCGACGCTCGCGGTGGAGCGGGCGCATCGGGATCGGGGATTCCACGTGCTCCGCGTCACCCGCGAGTAA